AGGTGTACGTGTTCGGTTTGACGTCGGGTGGCTggctggaagggatcaagggaTGCAGTGGTTTTGGGCAGCCTTGAACAAGAGAAAATGGCCTTTGCTCTTGCCTCTTGGCAAGCCGGCCAAGCATTGAGCTAGTTGTCGGCATTTGCAAATACAAAGTTGTAATTGGGCACAGCAGTGTAAACTTCGTAGGGGTACCATACCAGCTCTCAAAGTCTTCACCAGCTACACTAGTTAACATTAACAGACAGCAAGTTTCTGTGCTAACTGAACTTCTTGGCATCTCTTTTCATTTGACAAAAATATAGGATTAAGCTTAGGTATGGCATCCCGGCCGCAACTGCAATGTCCCTGCAGCAGAAGCAGGGATGGCAATCTATAGTCCGGACCTGATCGATTAGTTGTCTAGGCTCATCTGAAATGAATAGACGAGTTAAAGATTTTTTATAACTTTGTCAAGTATGGAATATTTGACTGGGACTTGCTTGATTATAACTTCCTGagttaaacaaatcttaaaattTACTACAAGATCCAGCATGTCAGCGCATGCTGTCATATACCATCTCCGAATTGATACATAATACAGAGGGCATACTGAATGTTAGTATGCTGAACCAACTCTTGTACCAGATATTACCAATATTGTACGGAAATATGAAACCGAAATCGGTGAATCTTGATTTATTCCTACATCTCTAATAACGATAGCAGAGTAAAGGTTTGTTTCGCATTATTCTAAAAGTTATTATTATGTATAAATCTCTTACTATGGACAAATTGCAAACTCCAAATCTTCTCCCGTAAAAATTTCTATGCATACATACCAGAAATATATCATCACCATATAGGGCTGAAAGCGAGTCGGATTGTATCCAACAGTATCCATTTCCTTATCCGATTTTTGTCAGATTCAGATACTATTTTTTTTGATCCGATCGGATCCAGACAGTCAGTTCAAAAATCTCCCGAATACGGATGCTGATACATCTGATTTTTCCAAATTCAGATCCAGATCCAAATATCCGTATAACAAGAATAAGTAAAAAGAAGATGTTTAAGTTAAGTTAAAACAGAAAACTAATTAAGTAATTATCCAAACCTAAACTAAAAGAAACCTAGATATCATATGACTGTCACTTAAGATAGTAACTCAAATACGAAATACTTGATTTAAATAAAATCCTTCGAATCACTCTGCACGTCTTAAAGGCTCAAACCTCTCATTCGTTTGTTtcatccttctttcttctttgtcatTTTCAAACAACtagaatttctaaagtcctatcCACTTCTTAGTTTTCACCCGACAATTATAACCAGTGATAGCTGTGAGACTTTTGGAGGTGCTATAGATCTCATCTGCTTTAATGATGAACACTCTTGGGCCGGGTAGGAGCTATGCCCGATAAATGTTGCGGGCCAGAGCAGTGATGACGTAAAAGGCTGGGTCTATGCCCAATCACTGCTCTGGCCCGCAATATTCATCGGGCATAGCTCCTACCCAGCCCATGCCGCTGCCAGTTCAATTTCCGACGCCAAGGTATCAAAGACATTTATCATGTCTTTGATCACAATCCTACAAAGGGAAGTAGGGAGGGTAGACACATTCAATATTTGAAATTATCAAATGTGGTATTCACTTACACATCAAGAAAATCAGCTTAAATCTTTCATTACTCAAAACCAGCTTATGATCAGTATTGCAGCGACCAGAAATGTTTCGCATATGATGCAGCCTATATAtcaaccaaataaaaaaaaaatcaatcagcACTTTTGAGTTCCAAATCGACGTATCATCCGAATTTCAAAGGTCTGACAAGTGACAACTCAATTGAACCTTAGAGACATCATCCAACCCAGACCAAAATACAAAGCAATTTCACATGCAAGCCTCCCACTCAAACCAGAGCTCGAACCAGATTCCTCGTAGGTCTGGTACATGTCTATTAAGTGGCTAGAGTAGGCCCAAATCCAAATCCTAAACACGATACGAGATTCAGATAAACATGCACCCAAATCCAAGAATTAATCTTGATTAACAAAATCCCAACAAGATGACAAGAACCaaataaatattcaaatttAGAGAAAAAAGGGCATTTTTAGTTCCTCACAGAAAGTTTAACCGTACACACAAAAGTCGTCATATATTTACAAGGAATAAAACTacaataggaaaaaaaaatctaaaaaaagatACCGCGTATCATTACCAAAAGTGTACACACAACAGTCGTCATATATTTACAAGAATTacgaccacaaaaaaaaaaagaaatctgaaAAAAAGATACCGGGTATCATCACCGAATCAAACACTACTGAGAACCCTCTGCGCAGTGGCAAGCGCCGTAATTACTACTAATACCAGAGCGAAgaagaggcggcggcggcgggggggACGGTGGCTCGTCGGTCGGAAGGAAGTGGGACCGGCAGAGGGGACACGTGGCGTGATGGTAGTCGAGCCAGCGCTCGAGGCAGGCCTTGTGGAAGAGGTGGCCGCAGGAGAGGCGGTTCACCACCGACTCCGGCTCGAACCGGGTTAGGCAAACCCGGCAGTCGACCACCTGCTGGCGCCGGCGCTCGAAGGCCGACCCGAACCGGATGGGCTTGAACCGGCTCCGGAAGCGGTCGGTGAGGGTGGGCTCCGGAGGCCTATCGGAAGCGGAGACCAAACCGGTCGGGTCCGGAGCCGGGGGGAAGGGGCGGAAGCCGAGGACGTGCAGGACGGAGCGGACGATCTCCTTGAGGACGGAGACGATGAGGGCGGTGTTCACCAGGAGGAGGGTCAGCATGCCCTCCGAGGGCGTCGGCAGGCTCGAGAGACCCATCGCCGTCGGATCAACGAGATCGAACGGCTCCGATTCTATCCAATGCCTCCTTGGACCTCGTCCAGATCCGGCCCAAGCAAGCTCAGGGATCACGAAACGATGCTTTCCCACTTCTCGATCTAAGCAGCTGCGATCTGTGAGTAAACAACAAATACCAAAAGAATTAGATCAAATAGTTCCCCTTCTTTCTATTGAAGATGGAGGTAAAAATTGGATCTTTGATTGCCAAATACATCGAGAAACCTATCAGAGctctcgaaatttgaacaaatTTGGGAATTATTGAGAAAACCAGAGAAAGAGACAGAGGATTACTCTGCTTGAAAATTTTGAGCTGAGATTTTGCTTCTTGGGTTGGCTTTGGCTTCAAGtacagggaagagagagagagagagagagagagaagaaggtgAGACAAGAGAAGCGAGAGGGCGGAGTCACGGAATCCAATTCCCGTATGGGGATGGGAGCCTTGGTCTCACCGCCCCCTACTTAAAAAGCCGCCCTTCTTTCTTGGACCGGACTCTAACTACGGATTTAACCATAGTTAGTTCCACCACTCTCACCTGGGGTTAATTTTACTCCCACTCTCTGGCTGGCTCTATTAATGATACCTAAAACTCAATTATGTAAGATTCCTCCATCCATTAGTGCTATTGATGATATGGTTTTGCCGTTTAGGTTAGAAGATATAAAGTTACTTAGTACATCAACCTCCATTAGTGCTAATAAAATGATTTGGAATAGTCGATGACTAAATATAGAGTTACTTATTACACCCACCTCCAAATCACCCAACACTAGACCTTATGGCTGAATAATGGGTCCCATTAGAGGGTACCATTAAGGATGTGGGTGTGGGTGCGTCCAATAGATGTATTAAATGTCCTTATTGAGACTGCAAGCAGCTGCATTGATTAATAATTGAACTAGTGTTCAATATGGCTATCCATAGAAATATCATAGATTTGGCCATTGAAGTGATGGTGGTGAAGTCGAGAACCCACTTTCATTGTCAATGGAGCCTTCTCGTTCAGCCGGAACAAAGACATTCAGGGGAAGAGTTTGGTGATATATAAGTTGTTGTCTTGATGACATGCTTGTTTTGTTACATTGTAGGATAAATAGTTCATATGTTGTTGTCGTGcatcatgtatttttttttccttgcacCCTTTGTTTTTATCATTgttaaaattataataatttaaatCAAACAATGTAGGTAACCCATTATGAACCGGAAAACTAGATGAAAAAAATCTCTCTAGCTCATAAGTGAGAGCCAAAAAAACTTGCAAATCTTATAAATTAATAATGAAAAATCTCAAAAAAACTGATAATATCAGGTAAGCAAAAATTCTCATTATATCATTGAATTGATCAAATCAAAATCATAGAATAAGGAAAAATTCATATATTATGGAATCGATCAAATCAAAATCAGAGATGGTATGATATTTGAAATGTTAAGACTAGCTCCCTGTAGGAGAGGATAGGCGAGACTCATAATGGATTTTCTCTAATCAACAATCTCATAAGAttgaagaattaaaaaaatacgAGCTACCTTTCAGGTATGCGATATCTGTCTAATGCTGATAGAATGTAGTGCCTTTCAAATAGTGCATGTGTATCAGAAGACGAACAGGGCTGCAGACTAGGTCGCTTCCTATACTACGCAGCATTCTGAAGAGGTTCTTTGGCTATATTAGGAGCACCTCCTCACATTTGTATTAGATTATAATTTTTGATTCTGCTGGCTCTACTTATATTAGAGTTGAGTGAGCAGccgttgtacaaaaaaaaaaaaatgagctaCTTTTTCATATGccatatattattttatgtacggattattttaaaatatatatatagaaatccCTATGATAAGTGTGCTATGGAATCTTTAATTTATGAAATATCATAAATTTCCTTGCCTCGTTGATGGTGCATTGCACTTGCTAGAAGACACGAAGGCATACGCGTAGGGTTCATTTCCTGCATTCTAAATTTTTCAATTCTTGCATTTATTCCAACGcccatcaagatggtccctggGGGATGGCACGGTGACATTTGTCCCAATCCTCATTTCCACCGTTCAGCAACGCGCCACCTTTGCAAAGACCGCCAAGCTGATGTTGTCTTATAGCAACGCTGGAGTGCTAGGTTTGTGGCATTCATTGCACCCAGCCCCTTCGGTAGTGTCCAACGTGGCAGGCTCTTAGAAAATGTCAGGCCATCATAAGCCTCTTTGGCGACACATGTATACGTTGTCAACATCAAAGTTACGAATGGGAGCTCATGCATTTATCGATTCCTTTACTTATTTGGATTCCTGCCCGTGTTCCAcctgccaaagaagaagacgatAGCATATTCCCCTATGTCACTTCCTTTTATGTTGGAATTCCTCATTGGTGGCGAATTTGGATCTTTTGAAGGTAGGAAAAAGAAAggcatgtatatatgtgtgccgATAAGGCTATGAGTTGCTGTCACAAAAATACCATCCAAAAACTCTCTTCCCCTTCAGTAGGCCCTGTGATGAGATTGCACAAAAATGTCAAACCTAGCATTCTCTAGCTATATTACTGCTACTACCATGGACTGAAAGCGATTCCCCGaacaatatatatatgcacTAGATTATTTGATTGCTCCCCTATAAAGCTATTAGGGTTCTAAATGAACTGAATAGCTCGTGAATTactaattgagctcgaatagCAAAATACTCAGTTTGAAAGCTTGCAAAcctagtaaaatattttttatttttaataatattatattttatttataatatattattagtttaataatttaaaatataatattatgttatattttggTTTAATCGTATTTTTAATTATGATCAAGGATTGAAGTTGAGCTCAAGCTCGAGTATTACTTGGTTAATATCCACATCAAGTTGAGTCAATTTTGAGtactatttattttggattgacTTGAGTATGAGCTTAGATATTAAAGCTCGATTGATCTCCAATGAAGTTTCGAGCTCTAATATTTTGGACTAAGTTGAGCTCGAGCCTCTAACTACTTAGCTCAGCTCATCTCGATCGATTGCACACCTGCGATGCTGTCTATGCAGGAATAGTTTCGGCATTCATTAATGTTATTAATTCTTCGAGCATGGTTAGGTAAACGTCACTGCATGATCCCTGGGTTATCTTTTggtgtatttatatatatatatatatatgtatatatatatatatgtatatatatatatatatatatatgtatatatatgtatatatatgtatatatatgtatatatatgtatatatatgtatatatatgtatatatatgtatatatatgtatatatatgtatatatatgtatatatatatatatatatatatatatatatatatatatatgtatatatatatatgtacgagTCCAAATGGGTCCACCCATCAAAAAGAGCGAGTTTGAGTGTAAGAATGTTCTCGATCCGGAGGCCAACCTAACCCATGCACACAAAGGGCCCTACTTCTTTGCGAAAGATGAGGAGAATGATCGGCGGTGGGTTGTCTTCTCGTGGTAGCGATGACTCCTTGCCTCGTCAGTTGCACGATGCCAATGCAATGGTCGTTCTGTTCGAAAAAGCAGTTAAAAGTGAGTCGAGGTGTGATTGGTGTAGCTCCTGAGCTGGGCTCTAAACGTCCCGTTGGTCATGTTGCTGCAGAGAGAAGTGCACTAACATCGAGGTGGTAGCACGGTGGGAACGGAACTTTAATTCCACAAGAATGGTTCAAGTTCGAAAGCATGGACATCGATTAAACGTAGGAACCAGATACCCCCCGCCATGGTTTATCTAATGGAATCGCTATCTAGTCCGCTGTTACTTAGATGGTGCTGGTATGATGTACTCACACGTGAGGCAATCTACGAGTAGGGGAAGGTATGAGTAGAACGGAGTCtatccgcatcgaacattcttcaGTGCGGGGGGAGAAACAGTGGGGGTTGCTACGCGGGTGAGGTTCTCCTCACCCTACTCTTCCCTTTTGTTTaccgaaaaaaataaaagagagaatTGCACCCGGTCGCCAACTTGTTATTCATGCCGATAAGGAACCCGCAAGCGTTCACGGCCGATGGCCACAAGCTTGTTATCAGCGTCAGAAAACCTACAGGCCTGCATTTGCTTCCCCAGAGTATTCTTGGTGTGTCTCCCTGGGTATTGCTGCCCTGACTATTATATTTAACAGTCACGAGCAATACAATGTTTGACCTTCAGCAAGCCGTCGAGGTTGATTTCCACCACCTTGACGTTGCTATCGCCAAAGAATAGTTTCGGTGGATCGTTTGTTTTGTTGCAACTGATGTCAAAGCCATCGTGGTAGCCGTTGTCAATGATGCCGAGGGGGGTAAGGGATActgagggctcgtttggttcgcggaaaaagaaagagaaaagtgtggtcaacggaaaagtaattagatgcctcttgtttggttagagttttcaaagaagagagatgagaaagttgtattcccatgaaaatatgattctcacatttcatggaaaagtctttctcatgagaaacatgggaaagttactttcccatgaggcggaaatcactccatttttattttttcccaaaaagacccttcagcattaaagaagtattaaagaggtattaaagatctaatttttattaagggcataataggaattatacataacttttctaggaaagtggatggccaaccaaatataagcactttggaaatttgtcacttttccatggtcaaccaaacatgctaaaagtacttttctaggcattctctttctaggaatatgattcctacgaaccaaacgagccctaagggtGCGGCAAATGTTGCGGTTGAAGCAGTATCTCTCGGCAGACTATTTCCTTCGTCGGCGATGCTGCTATACTTCTCATTCTTCCTCTACTTCTCCCGTTGCTGCTGCTTCtaaattttttgttgtttttaacttttttttgttCCTGTGCTTCTAAATATATACTTCCGCTTAAATACTGCATATGCAGAATCCGGGGAGCAGTTGACCGGATTCTTTTTGTTGTTCTTGCGCTTCGTGTTGACTTTTTTCTGAAAATTTCATGTGGTTGACCTGGGTTTAGAATTACATGAGCAATGATTGCTGTGATGTTGGACATtttgaacaaaaaaataatgggGTTTGTGTTCAATGGAAAACTTGCCAACCAACGGCAAACagcgggaaaaagaaaaatcaaagtaGTTGAAGGATTATAATACTAAAGATTGCTAATATGCTGAAAAGTTG
The window above is part of the Phoenix dactylifera cultivar Barhee BC4 unplaced genomic scaffold, palm_55x_up_171113_PBpolish2nd_filt_p 001539F, whole genome shotgun sequence genome. Proteins encoded here:
- the LOC120108765 gene encoding probable E3 ubiquitin-protein ligase XERICO, which produces MGLSSLPTPSEGMLTLLLVNTALIVSVLKEIVRSVLHVLGFRPFPPAPDPTGLVSASDRPPEPTLTDRFRSRFKPIRFGSAFERRRQQVVDCRVCLTRFEPESVVNRLSCGHLFHKACLERWLDYHHATCPLCRSHFLPTDEPPSPPPPPPLLRSGISSNYGACHCAEGSQ